Proteins co-encoded in one Bacillus infantis NRRL B-14911 genomic window:
- a CDS encoding sugar kinase, whose product MTSPKKVLTIGDAMITLNPSAKGPLRFVTSFERKIGGAELNYAIGCARLGLSSKWVSRLGNDEFGRVIYNFARGEGIDTAAVDFVEGSPTSLNFKQINEDGSGKTFYYRYNSPILALSEDMIDEKILEGVDLLHLTGVFMAIDKKNPGISLKLARLAREKQIPVSFDPNIRLKLWTIEEARKAYKAIFPYTDILLTGLDEIRQINGSDSEKDLALFASDYSIADLVIKDGANGSKLLRNGSWTKAECFPVKAVDTVGAGDGFDAGYTYGWLHGYSPEELLRFANGTGALVTTVSGDNEGLPYLEEVKAFINKEEIVER is encoded by the coding sequence ATGACATCACCGAAAAAAGTCTTAACCATAGGGGATGCCATGATTACCCTTAATCCATCGGCGAAAGGCCCGCTTAGGTTCGTGACAAGCTTTGAGCGAAAGATAGGAGGCGCTGAGCTGAATTATGCAATTGGATGCGCAAGGCTTGGCCTCAGCAGCAAGTGGGTCAGCCGGCTTGGCAATGATGAATTTGGCCGGGTCATCTATAACTTCGCCCGCGGTGAAGGAATCGACACAGCCGCAGTGGATTTTGTCGAAGGCAGCCCTACCTCGCTGAATTTTAAGCAGATAAACGAGGATGGGTCAGGAAAGACCTTTTATTACCGATACAACTCGCCGATTCTTGCCTTATCGGAAGACATGATTGATGAAAAGATTCTGGAAGGTGTAGACCTCCTTCATCTGACAGGCGTGTTCATGGCAATAGACAAAAAAAATCCGGGTATTTCATTAAAGCTTGCCAGACTGGCAAGGGAAAAACAAATACCAGTCTCCTTCGATCCCAATATCCGGCTTAAGCTCTGGACGATCGAAGAGGCGAGAAAAGCTTATAAAGCCATATTTCCATATACAGACATCCTCCTGACGGGGCTCGATGAGATCAGACAGATCAACGGCAGTGATTCTGAAAAAGATTTGGCGTTATTTGCAAGCGATTACAGCATTGCGGATCTGGTTATAAAGGACGGGGCCAACGGGTCGAAGCTTTTGAGAAATGGAAGCTGGACAAAGGCAGAGTGCTTTCCGGTAAAAGCAGTTGATACAGTGGGAGCCGGAGACGGCTTTGATGCAGGCTATACATACGGCTGGCTGCATGGCTACAGCCCGGAAGAGCTTCTCCGCTTTGCCAATGGTACAGGGGCACTAGTTACAACCGTTTCAGGGGATAATGAAGGTCTGCCATACCTGGAGGAAGTAAAGGCATTTATAAATAAAGAAGAAATCGTTGAACGCTGA
- the hxlB gene encoding 6-phospho-3-hexuloisomerase, with product MKTTAAILEEMRAVCTAVDAEQYQSFVELLKGDGRFFFAGEGRSGLVAKAIAMRLMHSGKTVYVVGETTTPAISENDILIVLSGSGKTGQAMSVSENASKTGSKVFLVTTSKEAVQNPVFAGCLVIPAATKYRLPGEPKTIQPLGNQFDQAAHLLLDAAIIDSLDENDVNDEMKKNHTNLE from the coding sequence ATGAAAACTACAGCTGCCATTCTAGAGGAAATGAGAGCGGTTTGTACAGCAGTTGATGCTGAACAATATCAGTCATTTGTTGAACTCCTAAAAGGAGACGGAAGATTTTTCTTTGCGGGAGAAGGCAGATCCGGGCTCGTTGCCAAAGCAATTGCCATGCGCCTGATGCACAGCGGTAAAACCGTATATGTTGTAGGTGAAACAACAACACCTGCGATTTCGGAAAATGACATTCTTATTGTTTTATCAGGATCCGGAAAAACCGGCCAGGCTATGTCCGTTTCTGAAAACGCTTCAAAGACAGGGTCTAAGGTATTTCTAGTCACGACAAGCAAGGAGGCTGTCCAGAATCCTGTTTTTGCCGGATGCCTAGTTATTCCGGCTGCGACAAAATATCGCCTGCCCGGAGAGCCAAAGACTATTCAGCCTTTGGGCAATCAATTTGATCAGGCTGCTCACCTTCTGCTCGATGCAGCCATCATAGACAGTCTTGATGAAAATGATGTTAACGATGAAATGAAAAAAAACCATACCAATCTTGAGTAG
- the allD gene encoding ureidoglycolate dehydrogenase, protein MSTITISHEEAKKLVIQKLTAAGLNQEHSEKVAEILVHADLRNVNSHGVLRTEHYVNRLNAGGINPDANITFNKTGPVTGVVDGDDGFGHVIGDEAMKQAISMAKENGIGMVTAINSSHCGALSYFVQEAAEENLIGIAMTHTDKIVVPFGGKEAFLGTNPIAYGVPAKMNKPFILDMATSNVAFGKVLQHKEEGKDIPEGWGVDENGGAVTDPGKVVSLLPFGGPKGYGLSMIVDIFSGLLAGAAFGPHVAKMYGDLDKKRKLGHYFCAINPAFFTDEEVFLENMDRMMDEIRQSPPAPGYSSVLVPGEIEQRNEEKNLKEGITIASTVHEYLTN, encoded by the coding sequence ATGTCAACAATAACGATTTCTCACGAAGAAGCTAAAAAGCTCGTTATACAAAAGCTGACTGCAGCCGGCTTGAATCAGGAGCATTCAGAAAAAGTAGCGGAAATACTCGTCCATGCCGATCTGCGCAACGTAAATTCGCATGGTGTGCTAAGAACGGAGCATTATGTGAACCGCCTGAATGCGGGGGGGATCAATCCGGATGCCAATATCACATTCAACAAAACAGGACCGGTGACCGGTGTAGTGGATGGCGATGACGGCTTCGGGCATGTAATCGGTGATGAGGCCATGAAGCAGGCGATTTCCATGGCAAAGGAAAACGGCATTGGAATGGTCACAGCCATTAACAGCAGCCACTGCGGTGCGCTCAGTTATTTTGTACAGGAAGCTGCGGAAGAGAATCTGATTGGGATCGCCATGACTCATACTGACAAAATTGTGGTGCCTTTCGGCGGAAAAGAGGCCTTCCTTGGCACAAACCCGATTGCTTATGGAGTCCCTGCAAAGATGAATAAGCCATTCATCCTGGACATGGCAACATCCAATGTAGCCTTCGGCAAGGTGCTCCAGCATAAAGAGGAAGGCAAGGATATTCCTGAAGGCTGGGGAGTAGATGAAAATGGGGGAGCCGTAACGGATCCCGGCAAGGTGGTTTCACTGCTGCCGTTTGGAGGACCTAAAGGATATGGCCTTTCCATGATCGTCGACATTTTTTCAGGACTTCTTGCAGGAGCGGCTTTTGGTCCGCATGTTGCAAAAATGTATGGCGACCTGGACAAAAAAAGAAAGCTTGGCCATTATTTCTGTGCCATTAATCCTGCCTTTTTCACTGATGAAGAAGTGTTTCTCGAAAATATGGACCGCATGATGGACGAAATCAGGCAATCGCCTCCTGCACCAGGGTATTCAAGCGTACTGGTTCCAGGGGAAATCGAGCAGAGAAATGAAGAGAAGAACCTAAAGGAAGGCATTACCATTGCCTCAACTGTACACGAATATTTAACCAACTAA